In the Streptomyces fradiae ATCC 10745 = DSM 40063 genome, one interval contains:
- a CDS encoding VIT1/CCC1 transporter family protein, whose product MTEATAREAHGEPHGDGFGVRLNWLRAAVLGANDGIVSTAGLVVGVAGATSERSALLTAGLAGLLAGSMSMAVGEYVSVSTQRDSEKAALALERRELRDQPEAELDELTDLLAERGLSRDVAREAAVQLTERDALRAHARVELGIDPDDLTNPWHAAGASFLAFTVGALLPLLAIVVPPAPARLWVTVVSVLAALTLTGWWSARLGAAPTRPAVVRVVGGGAVAMAVTYGVGSLLGAAGV is encoded by the coding sequence GTGACGGAAGCGACGGCGCGCGAGGCGCACGGGGAGCCCCACGGGGACGGGTTCGGGGTGCGGCTCAACTGGCTGCGGGCCGCCGTGCTCGGGGCGAACGACGGCATCGTGTCCACCGCCGGTCTCGTCGTGGGCGTCGCCGGCGCCACCTCGGAGCGCTCCGCCCTGCTGACCGCCGGACTGGCCGGGCTGCTCGCCGGGTCCATGTCGATGGCGGTCGGCGAGTACGTCTCCGTCTCCACGCAGCGGGACTCCGAGAAGGCCGCCCTGGCCCTCGAGCGGCGGGAGCTGCGGGATCAGCCGGAGGCCGAACTCGACGAGCTCACCGACCTGCTGGCCGAGCGCGGGCTCAGCCGGGACGTGGCGCGCGAGGCGGCCGTGCAGCTGACGGAGCGTGACGCGCTGCGGGCCCACGCGCGCGTGGAGCTGGGCATCGACCCGGACGACCTGACCAACCCGTGGCACGCCGCCGGGGCGAGCTTCCTCGCCTTCACGGTCGGCGCCCTGCTGCCGCTGCTCGCCATCGTGGTGCCGCCCGCCCCGGCCCGGCTGTGGGTGACCGTCGTCTCGGTCCTCGCCGCGCTGACGCTGACCGGCTGGTGGAGCGCCCGGCTCGGCGCGGCGCCCACCCGGCCGGCGGTGGTGCGGGTGGTGGGCGGGGGAGCGGTGGCCATGGCGGTGACGTACGGGGTGGGGTCGCTGCTGGGGGCGGCGGGGGTGTAG
- a CDS encoding S8 family serine peptidase, producing the protein MAHLGTRRGRALALPVGLALTASLGFLPVGAASAAPAEDVPAAVAADGPNLSYVVNTAGGKHTAKVKKAISEAGGTVVTSYDAIGVIVVHSENPAFAETIRAVRGVQSAGATRTAPLTPLATTEVDEAAEPLTAAEARSAAAAAEEGQDPLEPLQWSLPAIKADKAHEISTGSSKVTVAVIDTGVDDTHPDLAPNFDRAASANCVTGKADTTEGSWRPAPGESDHGTHVAGTIAAAKNGVGVTGVAPGVKVSGIKVSNPDGFFYTEAVVCGFMWAAEHGVEVTNNSYYVDPWMFNCKNDPDQGALAEALQRATRYAERKGAVNVAAAGNSAFDLASDAITDTTSPNDTTPTERVIDPKVCPDVPTMLPGVVTVSSTGAKDLKASYSNYGLGVVDIAAPGGDRTEYQTPDAPAVNGRILSTTVNGGYNYKAGTSMASPHAAGVVALIKSKHPRATPAMVKALLFAQADKRACTNPYDINGDGKVDAVCEGGKGYNAFYGTGLVDALDAVRW; encoded by the coding sequence ATGGCTCATCTGGGAACCAGGCGCGGGCGCGCACTCGCTCTGCCCGTCGGTCTGGCGCTCACGGCCTCGCTCGGCTTCCTGCCGGTCGGTGCGGCGTCGGCCGCCCCGGCCGAGGACGTTCCGGCCGCCGTCGCCGCGGACGGCCCGAACCTGTCGTACGTGGTGAACACCGCGGGCGGCAAGCACACCGCCAAGGTGAAGAAGGCGATATCCGAGGCCGGGGGCACGGTGGTGACCTCGTACGACGCCATCGGCGTCATCGTGGTCCACTCCGAGAACCCGGCCTTCGCGGAGACCATCCGCGCCGTCAGGGGCGTGCAGTCGGCGGGTGCCACGCGCACCGCGCCGCTCACGCCGCTCGCCACCACCGAGGTGGACGAGGCCGCCGAGCCGCTCACCGCGGCGGAGGCCCGTTCGGCCGCCGCGGCGGCCGAGGAGGGCCAGGACCCGCTGGAGCCGCTGCAGTGGAGCCTGCCCGCCATCAAGGCGGACAAGGCGCACGAGATCAGCACGGGCAGCAGCAAGGTCACCGTCGCGGTCATCGACACCGGTGTCGACGACACCCACCCGGACCTGGCGCCCAACTTCGACCGCGCCGCGTCCGCGAACTGCGTGACCGGCAAGGCCGACACGACCGAGGGCTCCTGGCGTCCCGCGCCGGGCGAGAGCGACCACGGCACGCACGTGGCCGGCACGATCGCCGCCGCGAAGAACGGCGTCGGCGTCACCGGTGTCGCCCCCGGCGTGAAGGTGTCCGGCATCAAGGTGTCGAACCCGGACGGGTTCTTCTACACCGAGGCCGTCGTCTGCGGCTTCATGTGGGCGGCCGAGCACGGCGTCGAGGTCACCAACAACAGCTACTACGTCGACCCGTGGATGTTCAACTGCAAGAACGACCCGGACCAGGGCGCCCTGGCCGAGGCGCTGCAGCGGGCGACCCGGTACGCGGAGCGCAAGGGCGCCGTCAACGTCGCGGCGGCCGGCAACTCGGCGTTCGACCTGGCGTCGGACGCGATCACGGACACCACGAGCCCGAACGACACCACGCCCACCGAGCGGGTCATCGACCCGAAGGTGTGCCCGGACGTCCCGACGATGCTGCCCGGCGTGGTCACGGTCTCCTCGACCGGCGCCAAGGACCTGAAGGCGTCGTACTCCAACTACGGCCTGGGCGTCGTGGACATCGCCGCCCCCGGCGGTGACCGGACCGAGTACCAGACGCCGGACGCCCCGGCCGTGAACGGCCGGATCCTGTCGACCACGGTCAACGGCGGCTACAACTACAAGGCCGGCACCTCGATGGCCTCGCCGCACGCGGCGGGCGTCGTGGCGCTGATCAAGTCGAAGCACCCCCGCGCCACCCCGGCGATGGTGAAGGCGCTGCTCTTCGCGCAGGCCGACAAGCGGGCGTGCACCAACCCGTACGACATCAACGGCGACGGCAAGGTCGACGCGGTGTGCGAGGGCGGCAAGGGGTACAACGCCTTCTACGGCACCGGCCTGGTCGACGCGCTGGACGCCGTGCGCTGGTGA
- a CDS encoding sterol desaturase family protein → MSPNLPDAVLWSIPAFVLLTVVEMVSYRLRPDEHAAGYDARDAATSVGMGLGSIGFDLLWKIPAVALFTAVYELTPARVPVTWWTIPLMLLAQDFFYYWSHRGHHVVRVLWACHVVHHSSRRFNFTTALRQPWTSLTVWPFYLPMVACGVPPAAVFFCYSVNLVYQFWVHTERVGKLPRPVEYVFNTPSHHRVHHASQGGYLDRNFGGILILWDRLFGSFTAEAERPVYGLTKNIDTYNPLRVATHEYVAIARDLRRARTWRERAGRVFRGPGWQPAPSVPSAPSDPPVPSDPPAPSGAEPGRAGARERAA, encoded by the coding sequence ATGTCGCCGAACCTGCCCGACGCCGTGCTGTGGTCGATCCCCGCCTTCGTGCTGCTCACCGTCGTGGAGATGGTCAGCTACCGGCTCCGTCCCGACGAGCACGCCGCCGGGTACGACGCCAGGGACGCCGCCACCAGCGTCGGCATGGGCCTCGGCAGCATCGGCTTCGACCTCCTGTGGAAGATCCCCGCCGTCGCGCTGTTCACCGCGGTGTACGAGCTCACCCCGGCGCGCGTCCCCGTCACCTGGTGGACGATCCCGCTGATGCTGCTCGCCCAGGACTTCTTCTACTACTGGTCCCACCGCGGCCACCACGTCGTGCGCGTCCTGTGGGCCTGCCACGTCGTCCACCACTCCAGCCGCAGGTTCAACTTCACGACCGCGCTCCGCCAGCCCTGGACCTCGCTGACCGTCTGGCCGTTCTACCTGCCGATGGTCGCCTGCGGGGTGCCTCCGGCCGCCGTGTTCTTCTGCTACTCCGTCAACCTCGTGTACCAGTTCTGGGTGCACACCGAGCGCGTCGGCAAGCTGCCCCGCCCCGTCGAGTACGTCTTCAACACCCCCTCCCACCACCGGGTCCACCACGCCTCCCAGGGCGGCTACCTCGACCGGAACTTCGGGGGCATCCTCATCCTCTGGGACCGGCTGTTCGGCTCCTTCACCGCCGAGGCGGAGCGGCCCGTGTACGGCCTGACCAAGAACATCGACACGTACAACCCGCTGCGCGTCGCGACCCACGAGTACGTCGCCATCGCCCGCGACCTGCGCCGCGCCCGGACCTGGCGGGAGCGCGCCGGCCGGGTCTTCCGGGGGCCGGGCTGGCAGCCCGCGCCGTCCGTCCCGTCCGCGCCGTCCGATCCGCCCGTGCCGTCCGATCCGCCCGCGCCTTCGGGGGCGGAGCCGGGTCGGGCCGGGGCGCGGGAGCGGGCCGCGTGA
- a CDS encoding lysoplasmalogenase, with product MSRERLAGLLRAAFAAALAADLLALLAGSATGHLFAKPLLMPLLAAYAAVRGAPRLLLAALAFGWGGDVFLLVDAEWAFLAGMGSFAAGHVCYLLLFGRARTSPLLGACYAAVLVAAVALLWPSLPADLRVPVAGYSLLLTATAYRASGLGPVAAAGGALFLLSDTLIATGVADWPQPPVPDFWIMLTYGAAQYLLVTGVLRPSSAARPHPTGPVAAPSPPGRPRS from the coding sequence GTGAGCCGCGAGCGCCTGGCCGGGCTCCTGCGGGCGGCCTTCGCCGCGGCCCTCGCCGCCGACCTGCTCGCCCTGCTCGCCGGATCCGCCACCGGCCACCTGTTCGCCAAGCCGCTGCTGATGCCGCTCCTCGCCGCGTACGCGGCCGTGCGCGGCGCGCCCCGGCTGCTGCTCGCCGCGCTGGCCTTCGGCTGGGGCGGCGACGTGTTCCTGCTGGTGGACGCCGAGTGGGCGTTCCTCGCGGGCATGGGCTCCTTCGCCGCCGGGCACGTCTGCTACCTGCTGCTGTTCGGCCGCGCCCGTACGTCCCCGCTCCTCGGCGCCTGCTACGCCGCCGTGCTCGTCGCCGCCGTGGCGCTGCTGTGGCCGTCCCTCCCCGCGGACCTGCGGGTGCCGGTGGCCGGCTACTCGCTGCTGCTCACGGCGACGGCGTACCGGGCGAGCGGCCTCGGCCCGGTCGCGGCGGCGGGCGGCGCGCTGTTCCTGCTGTCCGACACCCTCATCGCGACCGGGGTCGCCGACTGGCCGCAGCCGCCCGTACCCGACTTCTGGATCATGCTGACCTACGGGGCCGCGCAGTACCTGCTGGTGACCGGGGTGCTCAGGCCGTCCAGCGCGGCTCGTCCGCACCCCACCGGCCCGGTGGCCGCGCCCAGTCCGCCGGGCCGCCCTCGTAGCTGA
- a CDS encoding SURF1 family cytochrome oxidase biogenesis protein, with protein MYRFLLSRQWVILTLLALVLIPVMVELGFWQFHRHERRVAQNELIAANLAAKPVPVAELTSPGHTVPRSDYWRRATATGTFDTADEVVVRRRTNADDRVGMHVLTPLVLDDGRVVLVNRGWIPAAPDQKAYPDVPAAPKGRVTVTGRLMADQTTGSSGIKDLQGLPPRQVMLINSEQQAERTGREVLGGYLEMTEPAPAGDTPEPIPDPDHDSIGAHMAYAVQWWLFAAGVPVGWVVLVRRERHDRAAQAASGSTSADGSPHDGPSDTAPPDTAPPGGGASGGEAGGGATGGAQTTREPADA; from the coding sequence GTGTACCGCTTCCTGTTGTCCCGGCAGTGGGTGATCCTCACCCTCCTCGCCCTCGTCCTGATCCCGGTCATGGTCGAGCTGGGCTTCTGGCAGTTCCACCGGCACGAGCGCCGGGTCGCCCAGAACGAGCTGATCGCGGCCAACCTGGCGGCGAAGCCCGTCCCGGTGGCCGAGCTCACCTCCCCCGGCCACACGGTCCCGCGCTCCGACTACTGGCGCCGGGCGACCGCGACCGGCACGTTCGACACGGCCGACGAGGTCGTCGTCCGCCGCCGGACCAACGCGGACGACCGGGTCGGCATGCACGTCCTGACCCCGCTCGTCCTCGACGACGGCCGGGTGGTCCTGGTCAACCGCGGCTGGATCCCGGCCGCCCCGGACCAGAAGGCGTACCCGGACGTACCGGCCGCCCCGAAGGGCCGGGTCACGGTGACCGGCCGGCTCATGGCCGACCAGACGACCGGCAGCAGCGGCATCAAGGACCTCCAGGGGCTGCCGCCGCGCCAGGTGATGCTGATCAACAGCGAGCAGCAGGCCGAGCGGACGGGCCGCGAGGTCCTCGGCGGCTACCTGGAGATGACGGAGCCCGCACCGGCCGGGGACACCCCCGAGCCGATCCCCGACCCGGACCACGACTCGATCGGCGCCCACATGGCGTACGCGGTGCAGTGGTGGCTGTTCGCGGCGGGCGTCCCGGTGGGCTGGGTCGTCCTCGTACGCCGCGAGCGCCACGACCGGGCGGCGCAGGCCGCCTCCGGGTCGACCAGCGCCGACGGCTCCCCGCACGACGGCCCCTCGGACACCGCCCCGCCGGACACCGCCCCGCCGGGCGGCGGAGCGTCGGGCGGCGAGGCCGGGGGCGGCGCCACCGGGGGCGCGCAGACCACCCGCGAACCCGCCGACGCGTAG
- a CDS encoding CoA transferase — translation MDQTITHAWAALGADPGLLERVSYERVSGTLPARLPVRESARAAVAVCALAAAELAAEVAGGAAAGPTAQRAGGPGAEGPGAGGPGAGGPGAGGPGAGRVRAVPRVRVDDGAVATAFHSERFATLDGRRWDGFAPLSRFWRTADGWVRTHANYPHHEARLLAALGLPAGSDADAVAGALAGWGAAEAEAAVYAAGGLAVAVREAAEWDASEQGALVAERPLLELERLGDAPGPGRRTGGDGDGAAGAGAGGSGPDGLGPDGLGAPCAGVRVLDLTRVLAGPVATRTLALLGADVLRVDAPGLPESQEAHNDTGLGKRSALLDLAHGADRRIFDELLDAADVVVTGYRPGALDRFGLAPEALAERRPGLVVARLSAWGAYGPWGGRRGFDSLVQAATGIALLEGDEGRPGALPAQALDHGTGYLVAAGVLRALTERRRGGGTWRVEAALAQTARWLTHGTEPEAPRAGERPGRPYEPGAWLVERDAPLGRLRHALSPVSYEGGPADWARPPGRWGADEPRWTA, via the coding sequence ATGGACCAGACCATCACTCACGCCTGGGCGGCACTCGGTGCCGATCCCGGGCTGCTGGAGCGTGTCTCGTACGAGCGGGTGTCCGGGACGCTGCCGGCGCGGCTGCCCGTACGGGAGTCGGCGCGAGCCGCGGTCGCGGTGTGCGCCCTGGCCGCGGCCGAGCTGGCGGCCGAGGTCGCCGGCGGGGCGGCGGCCGGACCGACGGCCCAGCGCGCCGGAGGGCCGGGGGCGGAAGGGCCGGGCGCCGGAGGGCCGGGCGCCGGAGGGCCGGGGGCCGGAGGGCCGGGGGCGGGGCGGGTGCGGGCGGTGCCGCGGGTCCGGGTGGACGACGGGGCGGTGGCGACCGCCTTCCACAGCGAACGGTTCGCGACGCTGGACGGCAGGCGGTGGGACGGGTTCGCGCCGCTGTCGCGGTTCTGGCGCACGGCCGACGGATGGGTGCGCACCCACGCCAACTACCCGCACCACGAGGCCCGTCTGCTCGCCGCGCTCGGGCTGCCGGCCGGGTCGGACGCGGACGCGGTGGCCGGGGCGCTCGCCGGGTGGGGAGCGGCGGAGGCGGAGGCCGCCGTGTACGCGGCCGGCGGCCTGGCCGTCGCCGTGCGGGAGGCCGCCGAGTGGGACGCCTCCGAGCAGGGCGCCCTGGTGGCGGAGCGGCCGCTGCTGGAGCTGGAGCGGCTGGGCGACGCGCCGGGGCCGGGGCGGCGGACGGGCGGGGACGGCGACGGGGCGGCGGGGGCCGGGGCGGGCGGATCAGGTCCGGACGGGCTCGGTCCGGACGGGCTCGGGGCGCCGTGCGCCGGGGTGCGGGTGCTGGACCTGACGCGGGTGCTGGCCGGGCCGGTCGCCACGCGCACGCTGGCCCTGCTCGGCGCGGACGTGCTGCGGGTGGACGCGCCGGGCCTGCCGGAGAGCCAGGAGGCGCACAACGACACCGGACTCGGCAAGCGGTCGGCGCTGCTGGACCTCGCGCACGGAGCCGACCGCCGGATCTTCGACGAACTGCTGGACGCCGCCGACGTGGTGGTGACCGGCTACCGGCCCGGCGCCCTCGACCGGTTCGGGCTCGCCCCCGAGGCGCTGGCCGAGCGCCGGCCCGGCCTGGTGGTCGCGCGGCTGTCGGCGTGGGGCGCGTACGGGCCGTGGGGCGGGCGGCGCGGCTTCGACAGCCTGGTCCAGGCGGCGACCGGCATCGCCCTGCTGGAGGGCGACGAGGGGCGGCCGGGCGCCCTCCCGGCGCAGGCGCTCGACCACGGCACCGGCTACCTGGTGGCCGCGGGCGTGCTGCGCGCCCTGACGGAGCGCCGGCGCGGCGGCGGCACCTGGCGGGTGGAGGCCGCGCTGGCGCAGACCGCCCGCTGGCTGACGCACGGCACGGAGCCCGAGGCGCCGCGGGCCGGTGAGCGGCCGGGCCGCCCGTACGAGCCCGGGGCGTGGCTGGTGGAGCGGGACGCGCCGCTCGGCCGCCTGCGCCACGCCCTCTCCCCCGTCAGCTACGAGGGCGGCCCGGCGGACTGGGCGCGGCCACCGGGCCGGTGGGGTGCGGACGAGCCGCGCTGGACGGCCTGA
- a CDS encoding DEDDh family exonuclease produces MTMLDDRTTAAAWPPAYPQGYAVVDVETTGLSAHDRIVSAAVYRLDARGRVEDHWYTLVNPERDPGPVSIHGLTSEVLEGAPLFPEVAAEFAERLDGRVLVAHNAYFDWSMIAREYARARGTAPVRQRLCTMALARELALPLPNMKLESLAAHFGVRQRQAHNALDDARVLAEAFRPSLHAAAKRGVRLPLLECRPLTEWSAAPGGGASRIGRQAGARSGGWRPSRRRPACPYPNPGRYEPDKPLKQGMRVAFSGDTSVERELLEDRAVEAGLHVATSVSRLTSLLVSNDPDAVTSKVAKAKAFGTPVVDEVAFTHLLRDVAPADG; encoded by the coding sequence ATGACCATGCTCGACGACCGTACGACAGCAGCAGCGTGGCCGCCCGCCTACCCGCAGGGGTACGCGGTCGTCGATGTGGAGACCACCGGGCTCTCCGCGCACGACCGGATAGTCTCCGCCGCCGTGTACCGGCTGGACGCCCGGGGCCGGGTGGAGGACCACTGGTACACGCTGGTCAACCCGGAGCGCGACCCCGGACCGGTGTCGATCCACGGACTGACCAGCGAGGTGCTGGAGGGGGCGCCCCTCTTCCCCGAGGTGGCCGCCGAGTTCGCCGAGCGGCTCGACGGGCGCGTGCTCGTGGCGCACAACGCGTACTTCGACTGGTCGATGATCGCCCGCGAGTACGCCCGCGCGCGCGGCACCGCGCCGGTGCGGCAGCGGCTGTGCACCATGGCGCTGGCCAGGGAACTGGCGCTGCCGCTGCCCAACATGAAGCTGGAGTCGCTCGCCGCCCACTTCGGCGTCCGGCAGCGGCAGGCCCACAACGCCCTCGACGACGCGCGGGTGCTGGCCGAGGCGTTCCGGCCGAGCCTGCACGCGGCGGCCAAGCGGGGCGTGCGGCTGCCGCTGCTGGAGTGCCGGCCGCTCACCGAGTGGTCGGCGGCGCCCGGCGGGGGCGCGTCCCGGATCGGCCGTCAGGCCGGTGCCCGGTCCGGCGGCTGGCGCCCGTCGCGCAGGCGTCCGGCGTGCCCGTACCCCAACCCCGGCCGGTACGAGCCGGACAAACCACTCAAGCAGGGCATGCGGGTGGCCTTCTCGGGTGACACCTCCGTGGAGCGGGAGCTGCTGGAGGACCGGGCCGTCGAGGCGGGCCTGCACGTCGCGACGAGCGTCTCCCGGCTGACCAGCCTGCTGGTCAGCAACGACCCGGACGCGGTGACCTCGAAGGTGGCCAAGGCGAAGGCGTTCGGCACGCCCGTGGTGGACGAGGTGGCCTTCACCCATCTGCTGCGGGACGTCGCCCCGGCCGACGGCTGA